The nucleotide window ATTAGGATTGGTTTTACGAATAATGCTTTTCTTTTCTCAGATTCGATAGGATGCCCTTCAGTTAACAGGCTTACTTTGGGACCAATTAGAACATCATCTTCAATAGTAATCCCACCCAAATCCAGAAAAGTGCAATCGCTATTGATAAAAACATTTTTTCCAATTATAGTACAGGTCCCGATATTAATCTGAAAAGGCAAAGAAATAGTTGTAGTTTCATCTAATTCATTTCCTGAAATTTTCTTCCAAATTGTTCGAAAATCATTATTGTTAATGGCTTGATTTAACTCAATTTGGAGACTTTTTGTTTTTGATGCTTTATCGATTATTACATGATAATCAGGATCTGAAAAAGAAACTAGCTCACCATTTTTTAGCCTTTGAAATATGTCCATTTTATTGAAGTCTAATTTTAAAATGCAAATTTCAATCTATTTCATATGTAAGCACTTACCCAAATTACTTGAATACCAACCATAATTACGGAAACTTCAATATGGGCTAAAATATTGACAAATAGATGCTTAAATTTGTATCAAAATGATCAAACAATGTCAGAAATAGTTAGAATAGATACTGTAAAAGAATACAATCGGTTAGTAGGAATAGAAACGCTTCATCCTTTGATAAGTATTGTTGATTTTCAAAAAGCGGAACCCTTTTGTTATTTTAGAGCACAGATGGGAGTTTATTGTATTTTTTTGAAAGATATTAAATGCGGAAATATAACTTATGGCATTAATGATTATGATTATGAAGAGGGCACACTGATTTTTATCTCACCCGGACAGGTTTATGGTATAGCATCAGAAGAAAAGCAACGAGGCTTTGGAAAAGCTTTAATTTTTCATCCTGATTTAATACACGGAACAGCATTAGGAAAAAACATTAAAGAATATTCTTTTTTCTCCTATGAAGTAAATGAAGCATTGCATTTATCAGCTCGTGAAAGAGTTATTATCAATGACTGTTTAGATAAAATAGAATATGAACTGAATCACGCCATAGATAATCATAGTAAAACTTTAATAGTTTCCTATATTGAGTTATTTTTAAATTATTGTAAACGATTTTATGAACGACAATTTATCACTCGAAGCAATGTCAATAAAGATGTATTAACCCGATTTGAAAAAGTATTAGACGATTATTTTAATTCAGATTTACCAATGACTGCCGGTTTACCAACCGTAAAATACTTTGCTGAAAAATTATATTTGTCTTCCAATTATCTTGGCGATCTTTTAAAAAAAGAAACCGGAAAATCAGCTCAAGAGCATATTCAATTACGATTGATTGAATTGGCAAAGGAGAAAATGTACGAACCTGGTAAATCGATTAGTGAAATAGCTTATGAATTAGGATTTAAATATCCCCAACATTTTACCCGAATGTTTAAAAAAGAGGTTGGAATAACTCCTTTAGAATATCGAAGTTTAAATTAAAGTTTAATGGACGAATGGGAAAAACCAAAGGAAAGGATATTGGGGTGTAAAAGACCATCAACATTTGTCAACGGTTTTTTGGTAGAACGAAAATTTATTAAGGTTTATAAAATAGTATCTGCATTTGTTAGAGTGGAGTTAAAATAATGAAAGGTATATCGTAGGGCTGATTTATCCAAGTGGTCAAAATCTGTTGACCGTCACTTGGAACAGTTGGTACAGGAAGGCACTTTGCAAAAGTTGTCTCAAGGGCTATACTATTATCGCGAGCTGACCATCTTTGGAGAGACACCTCCCGAAGAAGATGTATTGGTGCGTTCTTTTCTAAAAGACAAACGTTTTTTGGTAACTTCCTTAAAATTCGTATAACGCATTGGGAGTAGGAACCACCCAGCTACACAATGGAAAAACGGTTTACAGCCATAAGCGACATGGCGATTTTAATCTTGGTGGTATGATTTTTTCATTTAGGATTAAACCTCATTTTCCAAATAAAGTAACACCGGAATTTTTATTGGTAAACTTGTTAAACAACCTTGACCAGCTGGCTGAAGACCCTAAAGAAATAGTGTCAAAAGTGCATTCCAAAGCAAAAACAATGGATGCCAAAAAATTAAAAAAATCACTTGTGGAATATGGCAGTATCAAAGCAAAAAAAATGTTAGAACCTGTTATCACAGTATAATATGCATGACTACTTACACAACCATAAAAATTTCCGTGATCTGCTCCGTATTCTAGGGGCAGAATTAAATATAGAACCTGGTCTTGTCGAAAAAGACTATTGGATTACGCATGTGCTATATGGGTTAAAACAACAAAGGTTACAATTTGAGCTCAAAGGAGGTACATCTCTATCCAAGGGTTACGGAATCATACACCGTTTTTCTGAAGACATCGACATCCATATCAAGCCACCGGCCGAAATGGAAATCAATGAAAACCCAAACAACAATAAGCCACGAAATATCCAAAAGAGGAAAGACTTTTACGATAGTTTGGCAAACGATATTGAAATAAACGGCATTATACGGTAGTAAGAGACAAAGCTTTTGACGACCAAAGGCAATACCGTAGTGGAGAGATAAGGTTGCATTATGAAAGTAAAACAGATGCCATAGACGGAGTTAAGGAAGGTATATTATTAGAGGTCGGATTTGACACCGTAACACCTAACAACCCCTTAACCATTTCTTCTTGGGCGTATGAAAAAGCAGTTCAACAAGGTGTAGATATAATCGACAATCGGGCTATAGATATTGCCTGTTATAACATTGGCTACACTTTTGTTGAAAAATTACAGACTATTGCAACCAAATTCAGGCAAGAACAGGAAGATAAAGAAGAGCGACAAAATTTAATGCGGCAATACTATGATGTCTACAGCCTTATCACATGATGATGCGGTAAAAGCATTCATAGGAACAGAAGAATATCAAATACACAAAGAAGCTCGCTTTCCTCCCAAAGACTGCAAAATCCCAATGGCTAATAATGACGCTTTTTTACTGAAGAACCCCGAGCTTCGGGAACGATTTATAGAACACTATAAAAAAACATCCAAACTGTATTTCAAAGGTCAACCTGATTTTAATGAACTACTCGCTGAGATCGGTAAATGGGTTGAAAAATTGTAATTTTCTGCATTATTATTTAGCTTCTAACATAGTATTCCAGTTTATAATAATTAGTTCCCGTCTGAAAATAGAATACTGCTTTGAGAATATCTTTGCTCCTAGTCACTCCTTTTTCCTTACCATATTTTGAGTAGGATTACTCGCCAAATCTTAGCTAAATTTACTTTTGTTTTTATTTCAATCAAATAAGAAGAGGCAATGCAGACGGGAGAAAATGAACAGGCGCTCAGAAAGATAATGGATATGACCAGGCTCATCAGCATTATTATTTTAAGCATCCACTTTTATTATTATTGCTATAGGGCTTTCTCTGAGTGGCAACTGGTTACTAAATTTAGTGATGCCATTTTAAGCAATATTTATCACACGGGCTTGTTTTTTAACTTTAATAAATCCAAACTCCTTGCTTTGCTCTTTTTACTGATTTCCCTTTTGGGAGCAAAAGGACGAAAAGAGGAAAAAATGAATTATAAAACAGCTCTTGCCTACTTTTTTATTGGCTTATTAATTTACTTTATTAGCGGTCTTTCGTTTTGGCTATCTTTAGATTTTATTCCAATTGCAGTGGCATATATGGGAATAACTTCTATTGGTTATCTCTTGATGCTCACCGGGGGTACCCTTCTATCCCGTATCATAAAAAAAAGCTTGGATAGCCGGGACATCTTCAACAAAGAAAACGAAACTTTCCCTCAGGAAGAAAGGCTATTGGTAAACGAATATTCTATTAATTTACCAGCCCGTTATCATCTAAAAAACAAAATCAGAAACAGCTGGATCAATATTATCAATCCCTTTCGGGGATTATTGGTATTGGGAACGCCCGGCTCAGGGAAGTCGTATTTCGTTATTCGTCATGTGATTACCCAACACATCCAAAAAGGCTTCAGCATGTTTGTCTATGATTTTAAGTATGATGATCTCTCCAAAATTGTCTACAATACCTTTGAGAAATACAAAAAGAATTATCCTATTGCTCCAAAATGCTATTTTATCAATTTTGACAAGATTATGCACCGTTGCAATCCCCTCGACCCTCAAAGTATGGAAGACATTACCGATGCTTCGGAATCGGCACGAACCATTTTATTAGGACTCAACCGCGAATGGATCAAACGCCAAGGTGATTTTTTTGTGGAATCACCCATTAATTTTTTGTCAGCCATCATATGGTATTTGAGGCGTTATAAAGATGGAGAATTTTGTACCCTGCCTCATGTCATTGAACTCATGCAGATGGATTACGACAGTCTCTTTACGCTGCTTAGGGCCGAAAAGGAAATCGAGGTACTGATCAATCCTTTTGTAAATGCCTATCTCAATGATGTAATGGAACAGCTTGAAGGACAAATCGCTTCCGCTAAAATAGCCATGGCACGGCTCTCCTCCCCTCAATTATATTATGTGCTCTCGGGAAATGACTTTACTTTGGACATTAACAATCCGTCAGCCCCAAAGATCGTCTGCATAGGTAACAACCCACAGAAAATACAAATCTATGGTGCAGTGTTATCGCTTTATGTAAATAGGCTTGTAAAGCTGGTCAACAAAAAAGGAAAAATGAAATCCAGCCTGATCTTTGATGAATTCCCAACTATTTATCTCAACAATATGGACGGCTTAATTGCAACCGCCCGAAGCAATAAAGTGGCAACCTGCCTAGGCATACAGGATTTTAGCCAATTGCGTAAAGACTATGGACGCGAACAGGCCGATGTGATTATGAACATAACTGGCAATATCATTAGCGGGCAGGTAACCGGAGATACTTCCAAACAGCTATCGGAACGCATAGGTAAAATCATGCAGGACCGTGAAAGCCTTTCTATTAATAGCAATGACACCTCCATTAGTCGTTCCAAACAGCTCGAAGCTGCCGTACCCCCTTCCAAAATAGCCACGCTAAGTTCTGGCGAATTTGTAGGGATGGTTGCCGATAACCCCGACTGCAAAATCGAACTCAAAACCTTCCACTCAGAAATCATAAACGATCATCAGGCACTCCAAAAAGAAGAAGAAAAGTATATGGAAATACCCTCTGTGCGCAAACTTGACCATTCAATCATCCAACGGAATTACCTACAGATTAAACAAGATATCCTCGATATTGTTCATTCCGAAATGGAACGCTTACTCGATGATCCAACACAATCGCATTTGGTCATTAAAAAAAAATAATTTGCGGTTTCCCCAACCTAATTATTGGTTGCACTTATTTCTTCAAGTCTTGAATATCTCCCTTCAAACCCAAAATCATATCCCTTAAAGTTTCCAAATCGGTGATTTCTGTTCTTTTGTCATTGCGTCCGATATTACAGGCATACTCCCAAATCTCCAGTATATCGGAAGCCTTTACTTCATAGGCAGGATAAGAACTATTGTCCGATTCCAAAACCAGTGCGTTTTTTTTGTTTTTATTGAGCCGTTTATACACCATCCCCTCACTTTTGGTAATGAAGATATAAGTTTTGCCATCCATAACTTCCCCCAATCGTTCTACATAACGCCCAATAATAATAGAACCGTCTTCATGGGGCGGCATTGAATCCCCCTCAACAGGAAAGCCCCTGTATTTTCCGGGGCCTAAAAAAGGCAAAGAAATCTGTTGCAGGCTTTCAATATATTCCGGATCGGCATAGCCATTCAAATAACCTGCCTTCACTTTTTGGGTCACCACCTCAATATAATTCTCCCCTTCCCTATCGACGGTGATGGGAAGCACCAAGCGGTTGTCTTCTAGTTGTAACAAATCGTCCAGCGGTATTTTCCGCACGTCCACCGATAACAACAAATCAATGCTGATGTGGTGGTAATGGGCTATTTTTTTTAGTATATCATAAGGGGCTTCCGAAGTTCCGTCTTCGTATTTGACGTATCTCCCCCTGGTGATCATCAGGCTTTCAGCCAATTTCTCCTGTGAAATTTTCTTTTTTAGCCTGAGGCTTCTGATGTTGTCCGAAAATAAAGACATAACTATTTTGTTATAATTTGGAACAACAAATATAAATATTTTTGTTACAACCTGTATTAATTTTGTCCTGTATAAAATGAGAGGAAAATGGAAAGAGCAATTGTACATATGGACTTGGATACTTTTTTTGTGTCCTGCGAAAGATTGGAAAATTCCCAATTGGTAGGGATTCCTCTAATTATTGGTGGCGGTGATCGCGGTGTTGTAGCCTCTTGTTCCTATGAAGCCCGTACCTTTGGTGTCCGCTCGGCCATGCCTATTAAAATGGCACTTCGTCTCTGCCCACAGGCCAAGGTTTTGAAAGGCGATATGGAACGCTATTCCCAATTATCGCACACGGTTACCCAAGTGATTGAAGACAAAGCCCCCGTCATGGAAAAAGCCAGCATCGATGAATTCTATCTGGATATTACCGGTATGGATAAATTTTATGGCAGTTACCAATGGACTTCTGAACTCGCACAAACCATCACCCGTGAAACAGGACTCCCGATAAGTTTTGCCTTATCAATCAACAAGACCGTTTCCAAAATTGCAACCGGTGAAGGCAAACCCAAAGGCAACCTCGAAATACCTTCCAATTTGGTACAGCCTTTTCTCAACCCCTTATCAGTAAAAAAAATACCAATGGTCGGGGATGTTACTTTTCAGTTGTTGTCCCGAATCGGTATCCGCACCATAGAAACGCTTTCGCAAATGCCAATGGAAGTCTTACAGCGAATGATTGGCAAAAATGGTATCGAATTATGGAAAAAAGCCAATGGCATTGACAACAATCCCGTTGAACCTTATACTGAAAGAAAATCCATTTCGACAGAGGATACCTTTAGTCAAGATACCATAGATATTCCCAAATTGAAATCGGTTTTAATAGGCATGGTCGAAAAACTGGGGTTTCAGTTGCGCTCAGAGCAATGGCTCACTTCTACCGTAGTGGTTAAGATACGCTATTCCAATTTCGATACCGAAACCAAACAATGCCGAATCCCATACACTTCTGCCGACCACGTCCTTACCAGAACTGTGATGGATCTCTTTGATAAAGTGTACCAGCGCCGGATGCGCCTTCGACTCATCGGTGTCCGCTTTAGTGGATTGGTCAGGGGCAATTATCAAATTAATCTCTTTGAAGATACCGAAGAAATGGTATCGTTATACCAGGCTATGGACAGAA belongs to Flavobacterium aquiphilum and includes:
- the mobC gene encoding conjugal transfer protein MobC, giving the protein MQTGENEQALRKIMDMTRLISIIILSIHFYYYCYRAFSEWQLVTKFSDAILSNIYHTGLFFNFNKSKLLALLFLLISLLGAKGRKEEKMNYKTALAYFFIGLLIYFISGLSFWLSLDFIPIAVAYMGITSIGYLLMLTGGTLLSRIIKKSLDSRDIFNKENETFPQEERLLVNEYSINLPARYHLKNKIRNSWINIINPFRGLLVLGTPGSGKSYFVIRHVITQHIQKGFSMFVYDFKYDDLSKIVYNTFEKYKKNYPIAPKCYFINFDKIMHRCNPLDPQSMEDITDASESARTILLGLNREWIKRQGDFFVESPINFLSAIIWYLRRYKDGEFCTLPHVIELMQMDYDSLFTLLRAEKEIEVLINPFVNAYLNDVMEQLEGQIASAKIAMARLSSPQLYYVLSGNDFTLDINNPSAPKIVCIGNNPQKIQIYGAVLSLYVNRLVKLVNKKGKMKSSLIFDEFPTIYLNNMDGLIATARSNKVATCLGIQDFSQLRKDYGREQADVIMNITGNIISGQVTGDTSKQLSERIGKIMQDRESLSINSNDTSISRSKQLEAAVPPSKIATLSSGEFVGMVADNPDCKIELKTFHSEIINDHQALQKEEEKYMEIPSVRKLDHSIIQRNYLQIKQDILDIVHSEMERLLDDPTQSHLVIKKK
- a CDS encoding nucleotidyl transferase AbiEii/AbiGii toxin family protein, yielding MHDYLHNHKNFRDLLRILGAELNIEPGLVEKDYWITHVLYGLKQQRLQFELKGGTSLSKGYGIIHRFSEDIDIHIKPPAEMEINENPNNNKPRNIQKRKDFYDSLANDIEINGIIR
- a CDS encoding sugar O-acetyltransferase, which gives rise to MDIFQRLKNGELVSFSDPDYHVIIDKASKTKSLQIELNQAINNNDFRTIWKKISGNELDETTTISLPFQINIGTCTIIGKNVFINSDCTFLDLGGITIEDDVLIGPKVSLLTEGHPIESEKRKALFVKPILIKRNVWIGAGAIILPGVTIGENSIVAAGAVVSKDVPDNVVVGGIPAKIIKEIK
- a CDS encoding XRE family transcriptional regulator, with product MSLFSDNIRSLRLKKKISQEKLAESLMITRGRYVKYEDGTSEAPYDILKKIAHYHHISIDLLLSVDVRKIPLDDLLQLEDNRLVLPITVDREGENYIEVVTQKVKAGYLNGYADPEYIESLQQISLPFLGPGKYRGFPVEGDSMPPHEDGSIIIGRYVERLGEVMDGKTYIFITKSEGMVYKRLNKNKKNALVLESDNSSYPAYEVKASDILEIWEYACNIGRNDKRTEITDLETLRDMILGLKGDIQDLKK
- a CDS encoding helix-turn-helix domain-containing protein, yielding MSEIVRIDTVKEYNRLVGIETLHPLISIVDFQKAEPFCYFRAQMGVYCIFLKDIKCGNITYGINDYDYEEGTLIFISPGQVYGIASEEKQRGFGKALIFHPDLIHGTALGKNIKEYSFFSYEVNEALHLSARERVIINDCLDKIEYELNHAIDNHSKTLIVSYIELFLNYCKRFYERQFITRSNVNKDVLTRFEKVLDDYFNSDLPMTAGLPTVKYFAEKLYLSSNYLGDLLKKETGKSAQEHIQLRLIELAKEKMYEPGKSISEIAYELGFKYPQHFTRMFKKEVGITPLEYRSLN
- a CDS encoding nucleotidyl transferase AbiEii/AbiGii toxin family protein, encoding MHYESKTDAIDGVKEGILLEVGFDTVTPNNPLTISSWAYEKAVQQGVDIIDNRAIDIACYNIGYTFVEKLQTIATKFRQEQEDKEERQNLMRQYYDVYSLIT
- the dinB gene encoding DNA polymerase IV; translated protein: MERAIVHMDLDTFFVSCERLENSQLVGIPLIIGGGDRGVVASCSYEARTFGVRSAMPIKMALRLCPQAKVLKGDMERYSQLSHTVTQVIEDKAPVMEKASIDEFYLDITGMDKFYGSYQWTSELAQTITRETGLPISFALSINKTVSKIATGEGKPKGNLEIPSNLVQPFLNPLSVKKIPMVGDVTFQLLSRIGIRTIETLSQMPMEVLQRMIGKNGIELWKKANGIDNNPVEPYTERKSISTEDTFSQDTIDIPKLKSVLIGMVEKLGFQLRSEQWLTSTVVVKIRYSNFDTETKQCRIPYTSADHVLTRTVMDLFDKVYQRRMRLRLIGVRFSGLVRGNYQINLFEDTEEMVSLYQAMDRMKSRYGFDAVMRCAGATFKPNNKDEILKRKS